A single region of the Triticum dicoccoides isolate Atlit2015 ecotype Zavitan chromosome 2B, WEW_v2.0, whole genome shotgun sequence genome encodes:
- the LOC119365710 gene encoding transcription factor GTE2-like isoform X1, which translates to MASALIAGRRAQSHHWGDNRGHLAPAPSPNPGHRALPPADGSRTHHPLASPGVGYVTFRPSGLTHREAGALRERLAGELGQVRALLSRIDAWQLELEQQQQQPRRGQPRDDGLPAPPPKLRAAMRKRCAQILSKLRKDKRSIWFNAPVEVETLGLHDYHAVIKSPMDLGTVKANLAARNYPSHDAFAADVRLTFSNALRYNPAGHTVHTFAGDLLALFEKMYAAAVSWFEEECRRLPPPVPVPVPVSAELPPPVVPLPAQVKPRAVRMPKPKARELNKRQMSLEEKNMLRAGLESLPEEKMHSVLQIVRKRNVNNPELLGDEIELDIDEMDIETQWELDRFVNNFNKALKKSRRAAMINGDIADVNNADGAGVVNGAVPILVDHADVESENPENTVVPEQVDEYVDIDDEMPTATYQSVEIEKGAEATSVSGGSGSGSSSSSGTGSGSSGDSASEAGDARSLV; encoded by the exons ATGGCCTCCGCGCTCATCGCCGGCCGGCGCGCGCAGAGCCACCACTGGGGGGACAATCGCGGCCATCTCGCGCCCGCCCCGAGCCCTAACCCCGGCCACCGCGCCCTCCCGCCCGCCGACGGCTCGAGGACGCACCACCCGCTGGCCTCGCCGGGGGTCGGCTACGTCACGTTCCGGCCGTCGGGGCTGACGCACCGCGAGGCCGGCGCGCTCCGGGAGCGCCTCGCCGGCGAGCTCGGCCAGGTCCGCGCCCTCCTCTCCCGCATCGACGCGTGGCAGCTGGAgctcgagcagcagcagcagcagccgcggcGGGGCCAGCCGAGGGATGACGGCCTCCCCGCGCCCCCGCCGAAGCTGCGGGCGGCGATGCGGAAGCGGTGCGCGCAGATCCTGTCCAAGCTGCGCAAGGACAAGCGGAGCATCTGGTTCAACGCGCCCGTCGAGGTCGAGACCCTGGGCCTCCACGACTACCACGCCGTCATCAAGAGCCCCATGGACCTCGGCACCGTCAAGGCCAACCTCGCCGCCAGGAACTACCCCTCGCACGACGCCTTCGCCGCCGACGTCCGCCTCACCTTCTCCAACGCGCTGCGCTACAACCCGGCGGGGCACACCGTCCACACCTTCGCCGGCGACCTCCTCGCCTTGTTCGAGAAGATGTACGCAGCGGCCGTCTCTTGGTTCGAGGAGGAATGCAGGCGCCTTCCACCACCGGTGCCGGTGCCAGTGCCAGTGTCAGCGGAACTGCCACCTCCGGTGGTCCCACTCCCAGCACAGGTCAAGCCGAGGGCGGTGAGGATGCCCAAACCCAAGGCGAGGGAGCTGAACAAGAGGCAGATGAGCTTGGAGGAGAAGAACATGCTTAGGGCGGGGCTAGAGAGCCTGCCTGAAGAGAAGATGCATAGTGTGCTGCAGATTGTGCGCAAGAGGAATGTCAATAACCCGGAGCTGCTTGGGGATGAGATTGAGCTGGATATCGATGAAATGGACATCGAGACGCAGTGGGAGCTTGATCGATTTGTCAATAACTTCAACAAGGCTCTCAAAAAGAGCCGACGAGCTGCAATGATAAATGGGGATATTGCTGATGTCAACAATGCTGATGGAGCTGGAGTTGTGAATGGCGCTGTGCCTATTTTGGTTGATCATGCTGATGTG GAGAGCGAGAATCCTGAGAACACTGTAGTGCCTGAGCAGGTGGATGAGTATGTAGATATTGATGATGAGATGCCAACCGCAACTTACCAATCAGTGGAAATCGAGAAGGGCGCTGAGGCCACGAGTGTCTCTGGTGGTTCgggaagtggttcttcatcatccagTG GTACAGGATCAGGGAGCTCAGGGGACAGCGCCTCAGAAGCTGGCGATGCTCGTTCTCTTGTTTAG
- the LOC119365710 gene encoding transcription factor GTE2-like isoform X2, with the protein MASALIAGRRAQSHHWGDNRGHLAPAPSPNPGHRALPPADGSRTHHPLASPGVGYVTFRPSGLTHREAGALRERLAGELGQVRALLSRIDAWQLELEQQQQQPRRGQPRDDGLPAPPPKLRAAMRKRCAQILSKLRKDKRSIWFNAPVEVETLGLHDYHAVIKSPMDLGTVKANLAARNYPSHDAFAADVRLTFSNALRYNPAGHTVHTFAGDLLALFEKMYAAAVSWFEEECRRLPPPVPVPVPVSAELPPPVVPLPAQVKPRAVRMPKPKARELNKRQMSLEEKNMLRAGLESLPEEKMHSVLQIVRKRNVNNPELLGDEIELDIDEMDIETQWELDRFVNNFNKALKKSRRAAMINGDIADVNNADGAGVVNGAVPILVDHADVESENPENTVVPEQVDEYVDIDDEMPTATYQSVEIEKGAEATSVSGGSGSGSSSSSTGSGSSGDSASEAGDARSLV; encoded by the exons ATGGCCTCCGCGCTCATCGCCGGCCGGCGCGCGCAGAGCCACCACTGGGGGGACAATCGCGGCCATCTCGCGCCCGCCCCGAGCCCTAACCCCGGCCACCGCGCCCTCCCGCCCGCCGACGGCTCGAGGACGCACCACCCGCTGGCCTCGCCGGGGGTCGGCTACGTCACGTTCCGGCCGTCGGGGCTGACGCACCGCGAGGCCGGCGCGCTCCGGGAGCGCCTCGCCGGCGAGCTCGGCCAGGTCCGCGCCCTCCTCTCCCGCATCGACGCGTGGCAGCTGGAgctcgagcagcagcagcagcagccgcggcGGGGCCAGCCGAGGGATGACGGCCTCCCCGCGCCCCCGCCGAAGCTGCGGGCGGCGATGCGGAAGCGGTGCGCGCAGATCCTGTCCAAGCTGCGCAAGGACAAGCGGAGCATCTGGTTCAACGCGCCCGTCGAGGTCGAGACCCTGGGCCTCCACGACTACCACGCCGTCATCAAGAGCCCCATGGACCTCGGCACCGTCAAGGCCAACCTCGCCGCCAGGAACTACCCCTCGCACGACGCCTTCGCCGCCGACGTCCGCCTCACCTTCTCCAACGCGCTGCGCTACAACCCGGCGGGGCACACCGTCCACACCTTCGCCGGCGACCTCCTCGCCTTGTTCGAGAAGATGTACGCAGCGGCCGTCTCTTGGTTCGAGGAGGAATGCAGGCGCCTTCCACCACCGGTGCCGGTGCCAGTGCCAGTGTCAGCGGAACTGCCACCTCCGGTGGTCCCACTCCCAGCACAGGTCAAGCCGAGGGCGGTGAGGATGCCCAAACCCAAGGCGAGGGAGCTGAACAAGAGGCAGATGAGCTTGGAGGAGAAGAACATGCTTAGGGCGGGGCTAGAGAGCCTGCCTGAAGAGAAGATGCATAGTGTGCTGCAGATTGTGCGCAAGAGGAATGTCAATAACCCGGAGCTGCTTGGGGATGAGATTGAGCTGGATATCGATGAAATGGACATCGAGACGCAGTGGGAGCTTGATCGATTTGTCAATAACTTCAACAAGGCTCTCAAAAAGAGCCGACGAGCTGCAATGATAAATGGGGATATTGCTGATGTCAACAATGCTGATGGAGCTGGAGTTGTGAATGGCGCTGTGCCTATTTTGGTTGATCATGCTGATGTG GAGAGCGAGAATCCTGAGAACACTGTAGTGCCTGAGCAGGTGGATGAGTATGTAGATATTGATGATGAGATGCCAACCGCAACTTACCAATCAGTGGAAATCGAGAAGGGCGCTGAGGCCACGAGTGTCTCTGGTGGTTCgggaagtggttcttcatcatcca GTACAGGATCAGGGAGCTCAGGGGACAGCGCCTCAGAAGCTGGCGATGCTCGTTCTCTTGTTTAG
- the LOC119361181 gene encoding uncharacterized protein LOC119361181 has translation MEAAIAWLVQTILATLLMDKMEEWIHQVGFGDDVERLQSEVERVDMAVAAVKGRAAGNRPLYRALTRVKELLYDADEVVDELDYYRLQQQVQGEEDTPTAGLPADPRLLVPSNFAVQRGTSLLPVLARNNAECMHGADRVDEISRGDADTPSNIVGKLRSVVWEHFTITEKDNGKPLKAVCRHCGNEFKCDTKTNGTSSMKKHLENEHAVTFTKKPPRGRPPNPSSTSEPILIGNSSRTKGKRRWSKAWQLFDIIEEENGEPIKAICKYCPTKIKCGPMCGTAGMLNHNKICKNKPGPYDQSPNPSSTGDATAHVKPSSSRKRRRPESTQMTAPNTATGWDKVEISNRIQNITSELQGIQLEVPKAFYPCGSSLSSNSDHHQSTISDQRLKTSSLVQKKVYGRDVEKNSIVKLVRAKNKSHGVTILPIVGIAGVGKTTLAQLVYNDPYSESQFDHKIWVWVSHNFDGMRLTREMLTSVSQQRHEGIDCFVKLQEILKSHIKSKRVLLILDDVWDDKDDCRLNQLMAPFKNDSDNGNVILVTTRKLSAAKMIGTTEPIKLGALEKDDLWLLFKSCAFGDENYDCLGNISTIGRQIAEKLEGNPLVAVTTGALLRGHLTVDHWSNILKKESWKSLGLNGGIMPALKLSYDELPHHLQQCLSHCSIFPKKYRFLGKDLVYIWISQGFVDRTHLSERLEEAGLEYLNDLMSLGFFQQVEDQQDEDGDEDEEEESSLGSQICCVLANPLHLRYLKLELHGVVPQVLSKSFHLQVLDVGSDMNTSVPNGMHNLVSLRHLIARNRVPSSIASIGIMASLQELHDFEVRNASGFEITQLQSMNELVQLGVSQLDNVKTRDDAYRAGLRNKEHLEELHLSWKYALLENEYSSEKAREVLEGLEPHMGLKHLQISKYNGTTSPTWLANKISVTSLQTLHLDDCRGWRILPSLGSLPFLTKLKLSTMCEVIEVLLPSLEDLVLINMPKLERCSSTSVEGLSSNLRVLQIEHCKALTSFDLLENNDKFKIEQSSWLAGLRKLILYDCPRLKVLNPLPPSTTCSELLISGVSILPSMKGSSSDNLRIGLINESIIYGSIDGYADESRIMDDKIFAFHNLRNLKSMVIFGCQNLRSFSFEDFSHLSSLKNLEISMCKELFSSDVMPEHTLQNVATTKCRAFPSLESLSIRSCGITGKWVSLMLQHAWILEELSLEDCLHTTIIQLPTEEEENSLSDLISAREDSSSGDQDTLTWLARDRLLHIPSNITSSLKWLTIWKCRGVTFNGSEKGFSRFTSLKELQIRGCPELVLHLVDKDGTYYCTNGRWFLPSSLEVLGIDNYFQEKLQPCFLNDLTSLKRLSVSSRPWLKSLQLHSCTALEELKVIQCESLTTLEGLQFLGTLRHLTVYDCPGMSTCLKSLSWRYGLCSRLETLGIGDPSVLTTSFCKLLTSLQCLKLYHFGWEVTRLTDNQEIALVFLKSLQELHFLCCYDLVDLPAGLHNLPSLKKLKIDTCPRVSRLPKTGLPLPLEELEIEFCSKKLADQCRLLETSKLKVKISLCS, from the exons ATGGAGGCCGCGATTGCATGGCTGGTGCAGACCATCCTTGCAACCCTCCTGATGGACAAGATGGAGGAGTGGATTCACCAAGTCGGGTTTGGCGACGACGTCGAGAGGCTCCAGTCTGAGGTCGAGAGAGTTGACATGGCGGTAGCTGCTGTGAAGGGGAGGGCGGCCGGAAACAGGCCGCTCTACCGGGCTCTCACTCGTGTCAAGGAACTGCTCTACGACGCCGACGAGGTGGTCGACGAGCTCGACTACTACAGGCTCCAACAGCAGGTGCAAGGAGAAGAAGATACACCTACTGCCGGGCTGCCTGCAGATCCAAGGCTGCTAGTTCCTTCCAACTTTGCTGTCCAACGAGGTACGTCACTACTTCCTGTAC TTGCAAGGAACAACGCCGAATGTATGCACGGTGCAGACAGGGTCGATGAGATATCAAGGGGCGATGCTGACACACCGAGTAACATTGTTGGCAAATTGCGGTCCGTCGTATGGGAACACTTTACGATCACAGAAAAAGATAATGGAAAACCGCTCAAAGCAGTATGTAGACACTGTGGCAATGAGTTTAAGTGTGATACAAAGACCAACGGTACATCGTCTATGAAAAAACATTTGGAGAACGAGCATGCCGTGACCTTTACCAAGAAACCTCCTAGAGGGCGTCCACCAAACCCTTCAAG CACTAGTGAGCCTATCTTAATCGGCAACTCGTCCAGGACAAAAGGAAAGAGACGATGGTCCAAGGCATGGCAACTTTTTGATATCATAGAAGAAGAAAACGGAGAGCCTATCAAAGCAATATGTAAATATTGTCCAACAAAGATCAAGTGTGGACCAATGTGTGGGACAGCTGGTATGCTCAACCATAACAAGATTTGTAAGAACAAACCTGGACCATATGACCAGTCACCAAACCCATCAAG CACGGGTGATGCTACTGCACATGTGAAGCCTTCATCTAGCAGAAAAAGGAGGAGACCCGAATCAACACAAATGACCGCGCCTAACACCGCGACTGGTTGGGACAAGGTCGAGATATCCAATAGGATACAAAACATAACTAGTGAGCTACAAGGCATCCAACTGGAAGTGCCTAAGGCTTTCTATCCATGTGGATCAAGCTTATCTTCAAATTCAGATCACCACCAGAGTACAATCTCAGATCAGCGCCTAAAGACATCAAGTCTTGTTCAAAAGAAAGTGTATGGGAGAGATGTAGAAAAGAACTCCATCGTGAAGTTGGTGAGGGCAAAAAACAAATCTCACGGTGTAACTATTTTGCCTATTGTAGGGATTGCGGGCGTTGGAAAGACAACTCTCGCTCAACTTGTATACAATGATCCATATAGTGAAAGTCAATTTGATCACAAGATATGGGTTTGGGTGTCTCACAACTTTGATGGCATGAGGCTCACAAGAGAAATGTTGACCTCTGTTTCTCAACAAAGGCATGAAGGAATAGACTGCTTTGTGAAGCTTCAGGAGATCTTAAAAAGTCATATCAAATCAAAGAGGGTTTTACTAATTTTAGATGACGTCTGGGATGACAAGGATGATTGCCGCTTGAACCAACTAATGGCTCCTTTTAAGAATGATAGTGATAATGGCAATGTGATTCTTGTGACAACTAGAAAACTTTCTGCTGCAAAAATGATTGGAACAACGGAGCCAATTAAGTTAGGTGCTTTAGAAAAGGATGACCTCTGGTTATTGTTCAAATCATGTGCATTTGGTGATGAAAACTATGACTGTCTTGGAAATATTAGCACAATTGGACGACAAATAGCAGAGAAGTTAGAAGGCAACCCGTTGGTAGCAGTAACTACAGGGGCACTATTAAGAGGTCATCTTACCGTTGATCATTGGAGTAACATTCTCAAGAAAGAAAGTTGGAAATCACTGGGACTCAATGGAGGCATCATGCCTGCTTTGAAGCTTAGTTATGATGAGTTGCCACACCATTTACAACAATGTCTCTCACATTGTTCTATATTTCCCAAAAAATATAGGTTTCTTGGTAAGGATTTAGTCTATATTTGGATTTCTCAGGGATTCGTGGATCGCACCCATTTAAGTGAGAGATTGGAGGAGGCAGGATTGGAATATTTGAATGATTTGATGAGCCTGGGATTCTTTCAGCAAGTTGAAGACCAGCAGGATGAAGATGGGgatgaggatgaggaagaagaatcCTCTCTAGGCAGTCAAA TTTGTTGTGTTTTGGCAAATCCTTTGCATCTACGTTATCTAAAACTTGAGTTGCACGGGGTTGTGCCACAAGTTTTGAGTAAGTCCTTTCATCTTCAAGTATTAGATGTTGGCTCAGACATGAATACTTCTGTACCCAATGGCATGCATAATCTTGTCAGCCTGCGCCATCTTATTGCACGCAACAGAGTGCCCTCTTCAATTGCTAGCATTGGCATCATGGCATCTCTTCAGGAGCTACATGATTTTGAGGTTCGAAATGCTAGCGGCTTTGAGATAACACAACTCCAATCCATGAACGAGCTTGTACAACTTGGGGTGTCTCAACTTGATAATGTTAAAACTCGGGATGACGCTTATAGGGCAGGACTAAGAAACAAAGAACACTTAGAAGAGCTTCATTTGTCCTGGAAGTATGCACTGTTAGAAAATGAATATAGCAGTGAAAAGGCAAGAGAAGTTCTTGAGGGTCTTGAACCACATATGGGTTTAAAGCATCTACAAATATCTAAGTATAATGGTACTACTTCACCAACTTGGCTTGCCAACAAAATCTCGGTTACCTCCTTGCAGACACTTCATCTTGATGATTGTCGTGGATGGAGAATACTTCCATCTCTGGGAAGTCTTCCATTTCTTACAAAGCTGAAGTTGAGCACCATGTGTGAAGTAATAGAAGTATTACTTCCTTCACTAGAGGACTTGGTACTAATTAACATGCCAAAGTTAGAGAGATGCTCAAGCACTTCTGTGGAGGGTTTGAGCTCTAACTTGAGGGTGCTGCAGATCGAGCATTGCAAAGCACTAACGTCATTTGATCTGCTTGAGAATAATgataaattcaaaatcgagcagagCTCGTGGTTGGCTGGTCTTAGGAAATTAATTTTGTATGATTGCCCTCGTTTGAAAGTGTTGAACCCTCTTCCACCTTCAACAACATGTTCCGAGTTACTCATCAGTGGAGTTTCAAtacttccgagtatgaagggatcaTCAAGTGATAATTTACGTATTGGGCTCATTAATGAGTCTATAATCTATGGCAGTATTGATGGATACGCTGATGAGTCGAGGATAATGGATGACAAAATTTTTGCGTTCCATAATCTTAGAAACCTCAAATCGATGGTGATATTTGGTTGCCAAAATTTAAGGTCATTTTCATTTGAAGATTTTAGTCATCTCAGCTCTTTAAAGAATTTGGAAATATCAATGTGCAAGGAACTTTTCTCTTCAGATGTGATGCCAGAGCATACCCTTCAAAATGTGGCAACCACGAAATGCAGGGCCTTCCCATCTCTTGAAAGTCTCAGTATTAGGTCATGTGGAATAACAGGGAAGTGGGTATCTTTGATGCTCCAACATGCGTGGATCCTTGAGGAATTGAGTTTGGAAGATTGCCTACACACAACAATAATACAATTGCCGACGGAAGAGGAAGAAAACAGTCTATCAGATCTTATCTCAGCCAGGGAGGACTCATCATCAGGAGATCAAGACACATTGACCTGGTTAGCTCGAGATAGACTCTTGCACATTCCATCAAATATCACCTCCTCTCTCAAGTGGTTAACCATTTGGAAGTGCCGTGGTGTAACATTTAATGGGAGTGAGAAAGGTTTCTCCAGATTTACCTCCCTTAAGGAGCTACAAATTAGGGGATGCCCCGAGCTAGTCTTGCATTTGGTGGATAAAGATGGAACTTATTACTGCACGAACGGAAGATGGTTCCTCCCATCATCACTTGAGGTACTGGGCATCGACAACTATTTCCAAGAAAAGCTTCAACCCTGCTTTCTGAATGATCTCACCAGCCTTAAAAGGTTATCCGTCTCGTCCAGGCCATGGTTGAAATCTCTACAGCTGCACTCATGCACAGCACTAGAAGAGTTGAAAGTCATTCAGTGTGAATCGCTCACGACACTAGAGGGCTTGCAATTCCTTGGCACCCTCAGGCATTTGACAGTATACGACTGCCCTGGCATGTCTACCTGTTTGAAGAGCCTTTCATGGCGCTACGGGCTATGCTCTCGGCTGGAAACGCTCGGAATTGGTGATCCATCAGTCCTTACCACATCATTCTGCAAGCTCCTCACATCGCTGCAatgcctaaaattatatcattttgGGTGGGAAGTAACGAGGCTAACCGATAACCAAGAGATAGCCCTTGTGTTCCTCAAGTCCCTGCAAGAGCTCCACTTTTTGTGCTGTTATGATCTAGTAGATCTTCCTGCGGGGCTGCACAACCTTCCTTCCCTCAAGAAGTTGAAAATAGACACTTGTCCGCGCGTCTCAAGGCTGCCGAAAACAGGTCTCCCACTTCCGCTGGAAGAACTGGAAATCGAGTTTTGCAGCAAGAAGCTGGCTGATCAATGCAGGCTGCTAGAAACAAGCAAGCTAAAAGTCAAAATTAGTCTATGCTCTTGA